In Leptodactylus fuscus isolate aLepFus1 chromosome 2, aLepFus1.hap2, whole genome shotgun sequence, one genomic interval encodes:
- the CLDN4 gene encoding claudin-4: MASMGLQVLGIALSIIGWLGSVVCCALPMWRVTAFIGNNIVVAQIVWEGLWMNCVVQSTGQMQCKVYDSMLALPQDLQAARALIVIAIVVALLGVMLSIVGGKCTNCVEDESSKAKIMIVSGIVFIVAGILTLIPVSWSANNIIRDFYNPLVVEAQKRELGASLYIGWASAALLLLGGAMLCCNCPPRDQKPYSAKYSAARSGPASNYV, encoded by the coding sequence aTGGCTTCCATGGGTCTTCAAGTCCTGGGCATTGCCCTTTCCATCATAGGCTGGTTGGGCAGTGTGGTCTGCTGTGCACTCCCCATGTGGAGAGTAACTGCCTTCATTGGTAACAACATTGTGGTGGCCCAAATCGTTTGGGAAGGACTATGGATGAACTGCGTGGTGCAAAGCACAGGACAGATGCAGTGCAAGGTCTACGACTCCATGCTTGCCCTGCCCCAGGATCTCCAGGCAGCCAGAGCCCTGATTGTCATCGCCATAGTCGTCGCTCTCCTGGGAGTTATGTTGTCCATTGTTGGAGGCAAGTGCACCAACTGCGTAGAAGATGAGTCCTCAAAAGCCAAAATCATGATTGTCAGTGGCATTGTCTTCATCGTGGCCGGAATCCTTACTTTGATCCCTGTCTCCTGGTCTGCAAACAACATCATCAGGGACTTCTACAACCCACTGGTGGTGGAAGCACAGAAGAGAGAGCTGGGAGCATCACTGTACATTGGATGGGCATCGGCTGCATTGCTTCTTCTAGGTGGTGCTATGCTGTGCTGCAACTGCCCTCCAAGGGATCAGAAACCCTACTCTGCCAAATACTCCGCTGCACGATCTGGACCAGCCAGCAACTACGTTTAA